GTTTCAGGAGGTGGATGCGGGCAACGCGGCGGAATGGGCGGTCAAACTGGTGACGGAACGCTTTGTGGCGCAGTTTTCCAATTTGCAGGACACCTATCTGCGTGAGCGCGCGGGCGATTTGCGTACTCTGGGCCAACGACTGCTGTTCCATCTCGATGACAACGCGCAAATTATCGGCCAGTGGCCCGAACGTTTCATTCTTGTCGCCGATGAACTGACAGCCACTTTACTGGCGGAGCTTCCTCAGGAACGGCTGGCGGGCGTGGTGGTGTACGACGGCGCGGCCAATTCCCATGCCGCGATTCTGGTGCGGGCAATGGGCATTCCTACGCTGGTCGGTGCCGATATTCAGCCAGAACTGCTTCATCAGCGTCTACTGATTATCGACGGTTATCGCGGTGAGCTGCTGGTGGAGCCTGAACCGGTGCTGGTGCAGGAATATCAGCGTCTGCTGATGGAAGAAAATGCGCTTACGCGTCTGGCGGAAGACGATATGGAGCGCCCCGCCATCCTGAAAAGCGGCGAACGCATTCAGGTTATGCTGAACGCGGGACTGAGCGCGGAGCATGAGCGGGTGTTTATCAATCAGGTTGACGGCGTCGGCCTGTACCGCACCGAAATCCCCTTTATGCTTCAGAGCGGTTTTCCGTCTGAAGACGAACAGATGACCCAGTACCAAAGTATGCTGGAACTCTACCCGTCGCGTCAGGTTATGCTGCGAACGCTGGATATTGGCGCGGATAAACCTTTGCCTTACCTGCCCATCAGCGAGGAGAATCCCTGTCTCGGCTGGCGCGGGATCCGCATTACGCTCGATCAGCCGGAAATCTTTCTGGTTCAGATTCGCGCCATGCTGCGGGCGAATGCCCATCTCGGTAACCTGAATATTCTGCTGCCGATGATCAGCAGTCTGGATGAGATTGATGAAGCCCGACGACTTATCGATCAGGCGGTGGGCGAAGTAGCGGAAATGTTGGGTTTTCCACAGCCTAAACCGCGTATTGGCATCATGGTGGAGGTGCCGTCCATGATTTTCCTGTTGCAACATCTGGCTTCCCGTATCGATTTTGTCTCGGTTGGCACCAACGATCTTACTCAGTATCTGCTGGCCGTCGATCGCAACAACACCCACGTCGCTTCCCTGTATGACAGCCTGCATCCGGCTATGCTACAGGCGCTGAATCATATCGCCGTTGAGTGTCAGCGCTACGACATTGCGCTTTCCGTGTGCGGCGAGATGGCGGGAGAAGCGTTGGGGGCGCTACTGTTGACGGGACTCGGATACCGCACGCTAAGTATGAATGGTCGTAGCGTGGCCCGCATTAAGTACCTGCTGCGTCAGATCGCGTTGCCTGACGCACAGTCGTTGGCACAACAGTTGCTCAATGCGCGAACCGCCGGCGAAGTCAGACAACAGGCAGCAATCTTTATTGAAGAACGCGGACTGGGCGGACTGATTCGCGGCGGACGCTGATTTGTGTCGATGTTAATAAAAGGTTTTACAGATCTTTCCCCCTGGATAACCACCGGTTCCGATGCGCTATGCTATGATTCGCTGCCGCAGTTTGCGGGCAAGGGTGATATCCCGCTCTGGCATAGGGATGCCCCCGCCCGCGGGGGACAATACAACAAAATATGTGGTGAACGATGACGACGAGCTATCTGGCGTTTCCTCAGTTTGATCCGGTAATTTTTTCAATTGGGCCGGTGGCGCTGCACTGGTATGGACTGATGTATTTGGTGGGTTTTGTGTTCGCCATGTGGTTGGCCAGCCGCCGGGCCAACAAACCAGGCAGCGGCTGGAAGAGAGATGAAGTCGAAAACTTGCTCTACATGGGGTTCCTCGGCGTTTTTGTCGGCGGACGGCTGGGTTATGTCCTGTTCTATGCGTTTCCCTCCTTTCTGGAAAACCCGCTCTACCTGTTTAAAGTCTGGGATGGTGGCATGTCGTTCCACGGCGGTCTGGTTGGCGTCATTGTTGTCATGCTGTGGTTCGCTCACAAAACCAAACGTCATTTCTTTCAGGTGTCTGATTTTATTGCGCCGTTGATCCCTTTCGGCTTGGGGGCCGGTCGTTTGGGCAACTTTATTAACGGTGAGCTTTGGGGACGAGTTACCACGAATACGCCGTGGGCCATGCTGTTCCCCGGTTCTCGTGCCGAAGATTTGGAACTGGTTGCGCAAAACCCGCAATGGCAGGCCATTTTTAACCAATACGGTATGTTGCCTCGCCACCCGTCACAGTTGTATCAAATGGCGCTTGAAGGCATTGCCCTGTTCATTATTTTGAATCTTTTTATCCGTAAACCGCGTCCGATGGGCAGCGTTTCCGGGCTATTCCTGATTGGCTATGGCATGTTCCGCATTATTACGGAGTTCTTCCGCCAACCGGACGCGCAATTGGGGCTGTTCGGCGATATTTTCAGCATGGGACAAATTCTTTCGATTCCGATGGTGATTGCGGGCGTTTTGATGATGGTGTGGGCGTATCGTCGCAAGCCATTATCACAGTAATTGTCAGGCGTTATCTCTTTAATATTTGCGGTGAGGTTGTATGAAACAGTATCTGGATCTGATGAAAAAAGTGCTTGAGGAAGGGACGCCTAAGGCGGACCGCACCGGCACCGGCACCCGCTCTATTTTCGGTCACCAGATGCGGTTCAATTTGCAGGAAGGTTTTCCGCTGGTCACAACCAAGCGCTGTCATCTGCGGTCCATTATTCACGAACTGCTGTGGTTCCTGAATGGCGATACCAACGTTGCGTATCTGCATGAGAACAAAGTCAGTATCTGGGATGAGTGGGCGGATGAAAACGGCGATCTCGGCCCGGTATACGGTAAACAATGGCGCGCCTGGGGCGCGGCCGACGGGCGTCAGATCGATCAGTTGAAAAATGTGCTGACGCAGTTGAATCAGGAGCCTGACTCCCGCCGCATTATTGTTTCGGCCTGGAACGTCGGGGAACTGGATAAAATGGCCCTGGCGCCTTGCCACGCTTTTTTTCAGTTCTATGTCGCCGACGGAACATTATCTTGCCAACTTTACCAACGCTCGTGTGATGTATTTCTGGGGCTACCGTTTAATATCGCCAGCTATGCGCTGCTGGTGCACATGGTGGCACAACAGTGCGATCTGGATGTCGGGGATTTTGTCTGGACCGGCGGCGACACCCACCTTTACAACAACCATATGGAACAGACTCATCTGCAATTGAGCCGTGAACCGCGAACGCTGCCGAAACTGGTGATCAAACGCCGACCTGATACGCTGTTTGATTACCGTTTTGAGGATTTTGACATCGAAGGTTACGATCCGCATCCGGCAATCAAAGCGCCGGTGGCGATTTAATATAACTGTTGAGCTTCATGCGTTAAGGCCGCTTCCGCGGCCTTTTTTAATCGCATTGTTGTACCTATTCTGTTCCCTTCGCCGGCGCATCGCCGCCGGTTTCCACCTGTCTCCCCGCAGGCGTTTTCCGCAGTTACATCGTTGCAATAAAACATTGCGCGGCGGTAGGCATAAAATCGCTAATTAACTGTATTGAATGACGAAAATCCCTACACTGCTCACATGAATATAAATCATCGGCAACGGCGGGGGTTTACCTTGCTTGAGATATTGAGCGTTTTGGCAATCGCAGCATTATTGACTGGCGGTGGCCTGTACGCATGGACAGGTTATCAACAGGCGCTGCGTCTGGAGCAGAGCGCACAACAATTACTGGATTTTTTCAACCGGGTTCAGGCCAATGCCTATTGGTATAACCAAACTCGCACGGCATGGCTGATACAGCAGGGAGGACGCTGGTGTATCGTCAGCGATGCCGGGCGTCAGGTGGAAGATATAGGCTGTGGTGAAGAGAACAGTTTGCAGTATGTCCCCACAGTCAAAGAGATTTCGGTAGCAAAGGCGACCCGCGATAGCTTTGCTTTTTATGGTTTGCGCAATACTGCGCAGGCCGGACACATGACGCTGATGAGTCCGGCTGGGAGATTACGCCTGGTTATTTCAGTGCGCGGGCGCATGCGGCTGTGCAGTGAAGAGCGGCAGGTTCTGGCGATCCCGCTATGCTAAGAGCCTTGCACACGGGCTTCACGCTGCCCGAAATATTGCTGGCGTTGAGCCTGAGCAGTCTGATTATGCTGTCTGCGGCACAGTGGTATCCCATTCTGCGCAGCCAGAGCCAAAACAGCGCGCAGTATTTCCGGTTGGAACAGCTTTTC
This is a stretch of genomic DNA from Brenneria rubrifaciens. It encodes these proteins:
- a CDS encoding prepilin peptidase-dependent protein, which translates into the protein MNINHRQRRGFTLLEILSVLAIAALLTGGGLYAWTGYQQALRLEQSAQQLLDFFNRVQANAYWYNQTRTAWLIQQGGRWCIVSDAGRQVEDIGCGEENSLQYVPTVKEISVAKATRDSFAFYGLRNTAQAGHMTLMSPAGRLRLVISVRGRMRLCSEERQVLAIPLC
- the thyA gene encoding thymidylate synthase; protein product: MKQYLDLMKKVLEEGTPKADRTGTGTRSIFGHQMRFNLQEGFPLVTTKRCHLRSIIHELLWFLNGDTNVAYLHENKVSIWDEWADENGDLGPVYGKQWRAWGAADGRQIDQLKNVLTQLNQEPDSRRIIVSAWNVGELDKMALAPCHAFFQFYVADGTLSCQLYQRSCDVFLGLPFNIASYALLVHMVAQQCDLDVGDFVWTGGDTHLYNNHMEQTHLQLSREPRTLPKLVIKRRPDTLFDYRFEDFDIEGYDPHPAIKAPVAI
- the lgt gene encoding prolipoprotein diacylglyceryl transferase yields the protein MTTSYLAFPQFDPVIFSIGPVALHWYGLMYLVGFVFAMWLASRRANKPGSGWKRDEVENLLYMGFLGVFVGGRLGYVLFYAFPSFLENPLYLFKVWDGGMSFHGGLVGVIVVMLWFAHKTKRHFFQVSDFIAPLIPFGLGAGRLGNFINGELWGRVTTNTPWAMLFPGSRAEDLELVAQNPQWQAIFNQYGMLPRHPSQLYQMALEGIALFIILNLFIRKPRPMGSVSGLFLIGYGMFRIITEFFRQPDAQLGLFGDIFSMGQILSIPMVIAGVLMMVWAYRRKPLSQ
- the ptsP gene encoding phosphoenolpyruvate--protein phosphotransferase; this encodes MLTRLREIVEKVAATARLNDALEILVNETCQAMDTEVCSIYLADHDRQCYYLMATRGLKKPRGRSVALAFGQGVVGLVGQRAEPINLADARTHPSFKYIPAVKEQDFRSFLGVPIIHRRQLLGVLVVQQREHRQFDKNEESFMVTLATQMAAILSLSQIKTLFGHYRQTRIKALVAASGVAIAPGWQDCGQPSLDQVFPASSLDSERERSRLMQALEAATAEFRRLSKRFNASAQKESAAIFDLYSHLLNDAHLKRELFQEVDAGNAAEWAVKLVTERFVAQFSNLQDTYLRERAGDLRTLGQRLLFHLDDNAQIIGQWPERFILVADELTATLLAELPQERLAGVVVYDGAANSHAAILVRAMGIPTLVGADIQPELLHQRLLIIDGYRGELLVEPEPVLVQEYQRLLMEENALTRLAEDDMERPAILKSGERIQVMLNAGLSAEHERVFINQVDGVGLYRTEIPFMLQSGFPSEDEQMTQYQSMLELYPSRQVMLRTLDIGADKPLPYLPISEENPCLGWRGIRITLDQPEIFLVQIRAMLRANAHLGNLNILLPMISSLDEIDEARRLIDQAVGEVAEMLGFPQPKPRIGIMVEVPSMIFLLQHLASRIDFVSVGTNDLTQYLLAVDRNNTHVASLYDSLHPAMLQALNHIAVECQRYDIALSVCGEMAGEALGALLLTGLGYRTLSMNGRSVARIKYLLRQIALPDAQSLAQQLLNARTAGEVRQQAAIFIEERGLGGLIRGGR